In one Oryza glaberrima chromosome 2, OglaRS2, whole genome shotgun sequence genomic region, the following are encoded:
- the LOC127764158 gene encoding pentatricopeptide repeat-containing protein At2g37230, with translation MSRRHHLHLPLRLLSRNNPSAPLFRHAFSTLDTPEPPPPETEAEAEAEAVPEVTPAEAAAATPNPPRREEPLHETILYMIRRRPWTTRLENSIRLLSPTLAAPLVHGVISGAAAAGRADLALQFFRFAYRRAGFSPEPATFSLLIPILASHRMLNHARCILLDTMPSFSIAPEEATVAALIAAYGKANIPQESVKLFRLMPDLGIARTALSYNAVLKAILCRGREAMARRIYNAMIADAVTPDLSTYNTLIWGFGLCKKMEAALRVFGDMKDHGVTPDVTTYNTLLNAWVRAGDLESARKVFDEMPGAGFAQNSVSYNVMIKGYVEAGKVEEAVGLFSEMGEKGLRLSEKTFAALMPGLCDDEGRVVEARKAMDDMVERRLTPKDKSVFLRLVTTLCRAGDLDGALDVHQKSGQFKHVLVDPRQYGVLMESLCAGGKCDGAVEVMDELLEKGTLLSPKSPVLEGPAYNPVIEYLCSNGNTSKAETFFRQLMKKGVDDKAAFNSLIRGHAKEGVPEAAQEILAIMTRRGVRTDPESHALLVDSFLKKNEPADAKTALDSMMEQGHVPSPSLFMSVMVVLFNGGRVQTASRVMKSMIEKGVTENMDMAHKILEALFMRGHVEEAIGRVNLMVENGCLPDLDKMLIALCENDKVMEAHKLADFALDRDFDVSFSTYDRVLEALYTEEKTLPAYSMLCKIKNKGGVVDQKGCDALMDSLKAGGYSKQADILSRILAENASSTSKRGKRVAMGA, from the coding sequence AtgtcgcgccgccaccacctccacctccccctccgcctcctctcccgcaaCAACCCCTCCGCGCCTCTCTTCCGCCATGCCTTCTCCACCCTCGACACGCCGGAACCACCTCCCCCGGAgaccgaggccgaggccgaggccgaggctgTGCCGGAGgtgacgccggcggaggcggcggcggcgacccccaACCCGCCCCGCCGCGAGGAGCCCCTCCACGAGACCATCCTCTACatgatccgccgccgcccgtggacCACCCGCCTCGAGAACTCCATCCGCCTGCTCTCCCCGacgctcgccgcgccgctcgtcCACGGCGTCATCtccggggccgccgccgccggccgcgccgacctCGCCCTCCAGTTCTTCCGCTTCGCCTACCGCCGCGCCGGCTTCAGCCCCGAGCCGGCCACCTTCTCCCTCCTCATCCCGATCCTCGCCTCCCACCGCATGCTCAACCACGCCCGCTGCATCCTCCTCGACACCATGCCCTCCTTCTCCATCGCCCCCGAGgaggccaccgtcgccgccctcaTCGCCGCCTACGGCAAGGCCAACATCCCGCAGGAATCCGTTAAGCTCTTCCGCTTGATGCCCGACCTCGGCATCGCCCGCACCGCGCTCTCCTACAACGCCGTCCTCAAGGCCATCCTCTGCCGCGGCCGAGAGGCCATGGCCAGGCGGATCTACAACGCCATGATCGCCGACGCCGTCACCCCTGACCTGTCCACCTACAACACATTGATCTGGGGGTTCGGCCTGTGCAAGAAGATGGAGGCAGCCTTGAGGGTGTTCGGGGACATGAAGGATCACGGGGTGACACCGGATGTGACGACGTACAACACTCTTCTCAATGCTTGGGTTCGGGCGGGTGATCTGGAGAGTGCCCGCaaagtgttcgacgaaatgccagGAGCTGGTTTTGCACAAAACTCGGTGTCGTACAATGTCATGATCAAGGGATATGTTGAAGCAGGTAAGGTGGAGGAGGCAGTGGGGCTGTTCTCGGAAATGGGGGAGAAGGGGTTGAGGTTGAGCGAGAAGACGTTTGCTGCTCTGATGCCAGGGCTCTGTGATGATGAGGGAAGGGTTGTGGAGGCCCGGAAGGCAATGGATGACATGGTGGAGCGGCGGCTCACTCCAAAGGACAAGTCAGTGTTTTTGAGGCTTGTGACGACGCTATGCCGAGCGGGTGACTTGGATGGTGCGTTGGATGTGCACCAGAAGAGTGGGCAGTTCAAGCATGTTCTTGTGGATCCAAGACAGTATGGGGTGCTGATGGAGAGCTTGTGCGCGGGTGGAAAGTGTGATGGTGCTGTTGAGGTGATGGATGAGCTTCTTGAGAAGGGGACACTGTTGAGCCCAAAGAGCCCTGTGCTTGAAGGGCCAGCTTATAATCCAGTGATTGAGTATTTGTGCAGCAATGGGAACACCAGCAAGGCTGAGACTTTCTTCAGGCAGCTGATGAAGAAAGGCGTTGATGACAAGGCTGCTTTTAACAGTCTTATCCGTGGGCATGCAAAGGAAGGTGTGCCAGAAGCAGCACAGGAGATTCTTGCCATTATGACACGCCGTGGTGTCCGTACTGACCCTGAATCGCATGCACTGCTTGTTGATAGCTTCCTGAAGAAGAATGAGCCAGCTGATGCAAAGACGGCACTTGACAGTATGATGGAACAAGGGCATGTACCGAGCCCATCCCTGTTCATGTCTGTCATGGTAGTGCTTTTCAACGGTGGCCGGGTTCAGACTGCTAGCAGGGTTATGAAGAGTATGATTGAGAAGGGGGTTACAGAGAACATGGACATGGCTCATAAGATTCTGGAAGCTCTCTTCATGAGGGGCCATGTGGAGGAAGCAATCGGCCGTGTCAATCTGATGGTGGAAAATGGATGCTTGCCTGATCTTGATAAGATGCTGATTGCCCTCTGCGAGAATGACAAAGTGATGGAGGCACATAAGTTGGCTGATTTTGCATTGGACAGGGACTTTGATGTCAGCTTCTCAACCTATGACAGAGTCTTGGAGGCCCTGTACACTGAGGAGAAGACATTGCCTGCATACTCCATGCTTTGCAAGATCAAGAACAAAGGAGGTGTCGTGGATCAAAAGGGTTGCGATGCCCTGATGGACAGCTTAAAAGCTGGAGGGTACTCAAAGCAAGCAGACATTTTGTCTAGGATATTGGCAGAGAATGCATCATCAACATCCAAGAGGGGCAAACGGGTTGCCATGGGTGCGTAG
- the LOC127762018 gene encoding receptor-like serine/threonine-protein kinase NCRK isoform X3 — protein sequence MDVHKKLLLASLSCVLLIQVASSDGTAEGVGTTSWTCVCTAHPLGEPNSNSSLSSNCSSSCHCLQADDDGGTGSWNCTCASDKALKKEHTAVHDRGCFTSCNCTSGISQEGKKHVSNKTVIVTLLVCVILTTIAFLGTTAYYLRRKDALSPHSHAYSFDKYTSWSSRSNLVSHRSSPLPQPKPKPRISVLKEFLCSCNPICGNEGGPLPGVIVRFSYSELEQATGKFSDEHLIGVGGTSKVYRGQLSDAKVIAVKKLRPLGGADEDFEFLSEVELLSRLNHCHVVPLLGYCMESQGRQLERLLVFECMGNGNLRDCLDLKQGRKAMDWATRVGVALGAARGVEYLHEAAAPRILHRDIKSTNILLDDKFRAKITDLGMAKCLMNDGVTSCSSSPARMLGTFGYFAPEYAIVGKASLKSDVFSFGVVILELITGRQPIHHHRPPAAAGESLVLWAAPRLRDSRLVVAELPDPALQGRFPQEEMQIMAHLARECLQWEPESRPTMSEVVQILATIAPSSRKHAAAATLVTRIGRSSSAGDTMHSTRLAVKCSVGESWRSPEMEEETVVDLTEPRLEPAIFFN from the exons ATGGATGTACACAAGAAACTTCTCCTGGCCTCCCTCAGCTGTGTACTTCTGATCCAAGTAGCATCGAGTG ATGGCACTGCAGAGGGAGTTGGAACAACAAGCTGGACATGTGTATGCACAGCTCATCCACTAGGTGAACCAAACTCAAATAGCAGCTTGTCGTCGAATTGTTCTTCTTCCTGCCATTGTCTACAAG CAGATGATGATGGTGGCACAGGATCATGGAACTGCACATGTGCTTCTGACAAAGCCCTTAAAAAAGAACACACTGCAGTACATGATAGGGGCTGCTTCACTTCCTGTAACTGCACATCCG GAATTTCTCAGGAAGGAAAGAAGCACGTCTCTAACAAAACAGTGATAGTTACACTGCTAGTATGTGTGATCCTCACCACTATTGCATTCCTTGGCACCACGGCGTACTACCTGCGTCGCAAGGATGCGCTCTCTCCACATTCGCATGCATACTCCTTTGATAAGTACACCAGCTGGAGCAGCAGATCAAACCTCGTCAGTCATCGATCTTCTCCTCTTCCCCAACCAAAGCCAAAACCAAGGATCAGTGTACTTAAAG AGTTTCTGTGCAGCTGCAATCCAATATGTGGCAATGAAGGTGGTCCGCTTCCCGGTGTCATCGTCAGGTTCTCCTACTCGGAATTGGAGCAAGCAACCGGGAAATTTTCAGATGAACATCTGATCGGAGTTGGAGGAACAAGCAAGGTGTACCGTGGACAGCTTAGCGACGCCAAGGTCATTGCCGTGAAGAAGCTCAGGCCCCTCGGAGGCGCAGACGAAGACTTCGAGTTCCTATCCGAG GTTGAGCTGCTGTCTCGGCTGAACCACTGCCATGTCGTGCCATTGCTGGGTTACTGCATGGAGAGCCAGGGCCGGCAGCTGGAGCGGCTGCTGGTGTTCGAGTGCATGGGCAATGGCAACCTGCGCGACTGCCTCGACCTCAAGCAGGGGAGGAAGGCCATGGACTGGGCGACGCGCGTCGGCGTGGCGCTCGGCGCGGCGAGGGGGGTGGAGTACctgcacgaggcggcggcgccgcggatcCTCCACCGCGACATCAAGTCCACCAACATCCTGCTCGACGACAAGTTCAGGGCGAAGATCACCGACCTTGGCATGGCCAAGTGCCTGATGAACGACGGCGTGacgagctgctcgagctcgccggcgcggaTGCTGGGCACGTTCGGGTACTTCGCGCCGGAGTACGCCATCGTGGGGAAGGCGTCGCTCAAGTCGGACGTGTTCAGCTTCGGCGTGGTCATCCTGGAGCTCATCACGGGGCGGCAGCcgatccaccaccaccgcccgccggcggcggcgggggagagccTGGTCCtgtgggcggcgccgcggctgcGCGACAGCcggctggtggtggcggagctGCCGGACCCGGCGCTGCAGGGGCGGTTCCCGCAGGAGGAGATGCAGATCATGGCGCACCTGGCGCGGGAGTGCCTGCAGTGGGAGCCCGAGTCGCGTCCCACCATGAGCGAGGTCGTCCAGATCCTCGCCACCATCGCTCCTTCCTCCCgcaagcacgccgccgccgccaccttggtCACCCGCATCGGGAGAAGCAGCAGCGCCGGCGACACGATGCACAGCACTAGGTTAGCCGTGAAGTGCAGCGTCGGAGAGAGTTGGCGAtcgccggagatggaggaggagacggtggtgGACTTGACGGAGCCACGGCTGGAGCCGGCCATCTTCTTCAATTAG
- the LOC127762018 gene encoding receptor-like serine/threonine-protein kinase NCRK isoform X1, whose protein sequence is MEPAASELMDVHKKLLLASLSCVLLIQVASSDGTAEGVGTTSWTCVCTAHPLGEPNSNSSLSSNCSSSCHCLQADDDGGTGSWNCTCASDKALKKEHTAVHDRGCFTSCNCTSGISQEGKKHVSNKTVIVTLLVCVILTTIAFLGTTAYYLRRKDALSPHSHAYSFDKYTSWSSRSNLVSHRSSPLPQPKPKPRISVLKEFLCSCNPICGNEGGPLPGVIVRFSYSELEQATGKFSDEHLIGVGGTSKVYRGQLSDAKVIAVKKLRPLGGADEDFEFLSEVELLSRLNHCHVVPLLGYCMESQGRQLERLLVFECMGNGNLRDCLDLKQGRKAMDWATRVGVALGAARGVEYLHEAAAPRILHRDIKSTNILLDDKFRAKITDLGMAKCLMNDGVTSCSSSPARMLGTFGYFAPEYAIVGKASLKSDVFSFGVVILELITGRQPIHHHRPPAAAGESLVLWAAPRLRDSRLVVAELPDPALQGRFPQEEMQIMAHLARECLQWEPESRPTMSEVVQILATIAPSSRKHAAAATLVTRIGRSSSAGDTMHSTRLAVKCSVGESWRSPEMEEETVVDLTEPRLEPAIFFN, encoded by the exons ATGGAACCAGCAGCGTCTGAG CTGATGGATGTACACAAGAAACTTCTCCTGGCCTCCCTCAGCTGTGTACTTCTGATCCAAGTAGCATCGAGTG ATGGCACTGCAGAGGGAGTTGGAACAACAAGCTGGACATGTGTATGCACAGCTCATCCACTAGGTGAACCAAACTCAAATAGCAGCTTGTCGTCGAATTGTTCTTCTTCCTGCCATTGTCTACAAG CAGATGATGATGGTGGCACAGGATCATGGAACTGCACATGTGCTTCTGACAAAGCCCTTAAAAAAGAACACACTGCAGTACATGATAGGGGCTGCTTCACTTCCTGTAACTGCACATCCG GAATTTCTCAGGAAGGAAAGAAGCACGTCTCTAACAAAACAGTGATAGTTACACTGCTAGTATGTGTGATCCTCACCACTATTGCATTCCTTGGCACCACGGCGTACTACCTGCGTCGCAAGGATGCGCTCTCTCCACATTCGCATGCATACTCCTTTGATAAGTACACCAGCTGGAGCAGCAGATCAAACCTCGTCAGTCATCGATCTTCTCCTCTTCCCCAACCAAAGCCAAAACCAAGGATCAGTGTACTTAAAG AGTTTCTGTGCAGCTGCAATCCAATATGTGGCAATGAAGGTGGTCCGCTTCCCGGTGTCATCGTCAGGTTCTCCTACTCGGAATTGGAGCAAGCAACCGGGAAATTTTCAGATGAACATCTGATCGGAGTTGGAGGAACAAGCAAGGTGTACCGTGGACAGCTTAGCGACGCCAAGGTCATTGCCGTGAAGAAGCTCAGGCCCCTCGGAGGCGCAGACGAAGACTTCGAGTTCCTATCCGAG GTTGAGCTGCTGTCTCGGCTGAACCACTGCCATGTCGTGCCATTGCTGGGTTACTGCATGGAGAGCCAGGGCCGGCAGCTGGAGCGGCTGCTGGTGTTCGAGTGCATGGGCAATGGCAACCTGCGCGACTGCCTCGACCTCAAGCAGGGGAGGAAGGCCATGGACTGGGCGACGCGCGTCGGCGTGGCGCTCGGCGCGGCGAGGGGGGTGGAGTACctgcacgaggcggcggcgccgcggatcCTCCACCGCGACATCAAGTCCACCAACATCCTGCTCGACGACAAGTTCAGGGCGAAGATCACCGACCTTGGCATGGCCAAGTGCCTGATGAACGACGGCGTGacgagctgctcgagctcgccggcgcggaTGCTGGGCACGTTCGGGTACTTCGCGCCGGAGTACGCCATCGTGGGGAAGGCGTCGCTCAAGTCGGACGTGTTCAGCTTCGGCGTGGTCATCCTGGAGCTCATCACGGGGCGGCAGCcgatccaccaccaccgcccgccggcggcggcgggggagagccTGGTCCtgtgggcggcgccgcggctgcGCGACAGCcggctggtggtggcggagctGCCGGACCCGGCGCTGCAGGGGCGGTTCCCGCAGGAGGAGATGCAGATCATGGCGCACCTGGCGCGGGAGTGCCTGCAGTGGGAGCCCGAGTCGCGTCCCACCATGAGCGAGGTCGTCCAGATCCTCGCCACCATCGCTCCTTCCTCCCgcaagcacgccgccgccgccaccttggtCACCCGCATCGGGAGAAGCAGCAGCGCCGGCGACACGATGCACAGCACTAGGTTAGCCGTGAAGTGCAGCGTCGGAGAGAGTTGGCGAtcgccggagatggaggaggagacggtggtgGACTTGACGGAGCCACGGCTGGAGCCGGCCATCTTCTTCAATTAG
- the LOC127764301 gene encoding protein pxr1-like, which produces MEREIEMSEMETGKAIELVLKRLDEVRTRMDGVEKLLRILICREEKRAKGWEEEEEVDKMQMVTAAAGGGSSSRRRKVIKRNVKAKEADRKETEEEGNQVKKITSQQLKRKRKKEEDASEKKKKKKKKRQTEEAEAEKKKIEARKAKQEAYERYLANFFDFEPFPRTPDNILNEMPEEERAGENRLAAFADSIMERRRLLYQRCIKDYMDKDKDDHE; this is translated from the exons ATGGAGCGAGAGATCGAGATGAGCGAGATGGAGACGGGTAAGGCGATCGAGTTGGTGTTGAAGCGGTTGGATGAGGTGCGTACGCGCATGGATGGGGTGGAGAAGCTGTTGCGTATACTCATCTGCAGGGAGGAGAAGCGAGCGAAGggttgggaggaggaggaggaggtcgacaAGATGCagatggtgacggcggcggcaggtggcggtagcagcagcaggaggaggaaagTCATCAAGAGAAACGTTAAGGCTAAAGAAGCAGACCGCAAGGAGACGGAAGAGGAGGGCAATCAGGTGAAGAAGATCACCAGCCAGCAGCT gaagaggaagaggaagaaggaagaagacgccagcgagaagaagaagaagaagaagaagaagcggcagACGGAGGAAGCAGAagcggagaagaagaagattgaggcGAGGAAAGCCAAACAAGAGGCGTACGAGCGGTACCTGGCGAATTTCTTTGATTTTGAGCCCTTCCCACGCACGCCCGACAACATCCTCAACGAGATGCCCGAGGAAGAGCGTGCCGGAGAAAATCGACTTGCTGCCTTCGCTGATAGTATTATGGAACGTCGCAGGCTCCTATACCAGAGATGCATCAAGGACTACATGGACAAGGACAAGGACGATCACGAATAG
- the LOC127762018 gene encoding receptor-like serine/threonine-protein kinase NCRK isoform X2, which produces MEPAASELMDVHKKLLLASLSCVLLIQVASSDGTAEGVGTTSWTCVCTAHPLGEPNSNSSLSSNCSSSCHCLQDDDGGTGSWNCTCASDKALKKEHTAVHDRGCFTSCNCTSGISQEGKKHVSNKTVIVTLLVCVILTTIAFLGTTAYYLRRKDALSPHSHAYSFDKYTSWSSRSNLVSHRSSPLPQPKPKPRISVLKEFLCSCNPICGNEGGPLPGVIVRFSYSELEQATGKFSDEHLIGVGGTSKVYRGQLSDAKVIAVKKLRPLGGADEDFEFLSEVELLSRLNHCHVVPLLGYCMESQGRQLERLLVFECMGNGNLRDCLDLKQGRKAMDWATRVGVALGAARGVEYLHEAAAPRILHRDIKSTNILLDDKFRAKITDLGMAKCLMNDGVTSCSSSPARMLGTFGYFAPEYAIVGKASLKSDVFSFGVVILELITGRQPIHHHRPPAAAGESLVLWAAPRLRDSRLVVAELPDPALQGRFPQEEMQIMAHLARECLQWEPESRPTMSEVVQILATIAPSSRKHAAAATLVTRIGRSSSAGDTMHSTRLAVKCSVGESWRSPEMEEETVVDLTEPRLEPAIFFN; this is translated from the exons ATGGAACCAGCAGCGTCTGAG CTGATGGATGTACACAAGAAACTTCTCCTGGCCTCCCTCAGCTGTGTACTTCTGATCCAAGTAGCATCGAGTG ATGGCACTGCAGAGGGAGTTGGAACAACAAGCTGGACATGTGTATGCACAGCTCATCCACTAGGTGAACCAAACTCAAATAGCAGCTTGTCGTCGAATTGTTCTTCTTCCTGCCATTGTCTACAAG ATGATGATGGTGGCACAGGATCATGGAACTGCACATGTGCTTCTGACAAAGCCCTTAAAAAAGAACACACTGCAGTACATGATAGGGGCTGCTTCACTTCCTGTAACTGCACATCCG GAATTTCTCAGGAAGGAAAGAAGCACGTCTCTAACAAAACAGTGATAGTTACACTGCTAGTATGTGTGATCCTCACCACTATTGCATTCCTTGGCACCACGGCGTACTACCTGCGTCGCAAGGATGCGCTCTCTCCACATTCGCATGCATACTCCTTTGATAAGTACACCAGCTGGAGCAGCAGATCAAACCTCGTCAGTCATCGATCTTCTCCTCTTCCCCAACCAAAGCCAAAACCAAGGATCAGTGTACTTAAAG AGTTTCTGTGCAGCTGCAATCCAATATGTGGCAATGAAGGTGGTCCGCTTCCCGGTGTCATCGTCAGGTTCTCCTACTCGGAATTGGAGCAAGCAACCGGGAAATTTTCAGATGAACATCTGATCGGAGTTGGAGGAACAAGCAAGGTGTACCGTGGACAGCTTAGCGACGCCAAGGTCATTGCCGTGAAGAAGCTCAGGCCCCTCGGAGGCGCAGACGAAGACTTCGAGTTCCTATCCGAG GTTGAGCTGCTGTCTCGGCTGAACCACTGCCATGTCGTGCCATTGCTGGGTTACTGCATGGAGAGCCAGGGCCGGCAGCTGGAGCGGCTGCTGGTGTTCGAGTGCATGGGCAATGGCAACCTGCGCGACTGCCTCGACCTCAAGCAGGGGAGGAAGGCCATGGACTGGGCGACGCGCGTCGGCGTGGCGCTCGGCGCGGCGAGGGGGGTGGAGTACctgcacgaggcggcggcgccgcggatcCTCCACCGCGACATCAAGTCCACCAACATCCTGCTCGACGACAAGTTCAGGGCGAAGATCACCGACCTTGGCATGGCCAAGTGCCTGATGAACGACGGCGTGacgagctgctcgagctcgccggcgcggaTGCTGGGCACGTTCGGGTACTTCGCGCCGGAGTACGCCATCGTGGGGAAGGCGTCGCTCAAGTCGGACGTGTTCAGCTTCGGCGTGGTCATCCTGGAGCTCATCACGGGGCGGCAGCcgatccaccaccaccgcccgccggcggcggcgggggagagccTGGTCCtgtgggcggcgccgcggctgcGCGACAGCcggctggtggtggcggagctGCCGGACCCGGCGCTGCAGGGGCGGTTCCCGCAGGAGGAGATGCAGATCATGGCGCACCTGGCGCGGGAGTGCCTGCAGTGGGAGCCCGAGTCGCGTCCCACCATGAGCGAGGTCGTCCAGATCCTCGCCACCATCGCTCCTTCCTCCCgcaagcacgccgccgccgccaccttggtCACCCGCATCGGGAGAAGCAGCAGCGCCGGCGACACGATGCACAGCACTAGGTTAGCCGTGAAGTGCAGCGTCGGAGAGAGTTGGCGAtcgccggagatggaggaggagacggtggtgGACTTGACGGAGCCACGGCTGGAGCCGGCCATCTTCTTCAATTAG